In the genome of Danio rerio strain Tuebingen ecotype United States chromosome 23, GRCz12tu, whole genome shotgun sequence, one region contains:
- the znf217 gene encoding zinc finger protein 217 — MPTHPLIPYVESPDGLGHDILSHSSASMPGTGSSMTPHASLVEKPGILAESSLPLDCMFCEETFLHQEDLGPHLLSQHPTTFHGPAVLRVEAEFLTPGDRARSKTCPAVEKNEELSCAVCGQAIKDATELETHMRKHKDSFTYCCSICGRRFKEPWFLKNHMRTHGKTGSKSKNHELEIPATVNDVIQDQPPSPVVTSYKMCMVCGFFFHNKEALAEHSKVHNRDAEADENISTHDQPAEELPVSQHAFLQNLQLHPSVAREAEPKHPTGRWISQLDPFNTYQAWQLATRGKIAAGPNLAKELNADSNSDNEDSGSEKEELGAIWASGDKPARRGLRSELKPSDTPSPSPEQKGLIRKDKPTNCEECGKIFRTYHQLVLHSRIHKKERGGAESPTTPVDGRAQSVGSCSSSSLDRADEYSEDGSEEGVPVDAFNPDKLEDGQGKMKLKILAPRKCNYCGKTFRSNYYLNIHLRTHTGEKPYKCEYCDYAAAQKTSLRYHLDRRHKDKPFTEIPNIPATPSARNIIKAIEPPKNVDNKQASKPPKQWLAPKPLPASVKHELGTSQVIKSTSPSIQVKQEFVSSPVATPYTPLSEDNKKYPLPANLKMEEKEASEAPLNLSLKVSLSISATSVPRNLLLTNTCTSCSYETLYPEVLLMHKKLIHKQNLDIKKNGYRGPQKLKRYTGCPPALEGKDVAPLAHINRRHPRRTKSPLRQPPEKLQKPPQMSKVSPVKERWRDQHRGRELDATNLLPRKPEQESSRKFNVPSVIDRELPKQKPVLDHEMNQRMGKNGMVWPTDPARLCLSDRFRNLTQMEVGEPSSKRQKSFEPLHTASGRLGEDFNRLVPSGRNAKTSLQTHSPLASIKVTPTASSNSMQPDWNVMNMLRTYTPNNLASLYHPIAPSSSHGVMSSPVSGSRSLIFPQYSTSMSQRRIQSSPLNNERCGGPSDKSS, encoded by the exons ATGCCTACCCACCCATTGATCCCATATGTGGAAAGTCCTGATGGACTTGGTCATGACATCCTTAGCCACAGCAGTGCAAGCATGCCTGGTACTGGTTCTAGCATGACACCTCATGCCAGCTTGGTGGAAAAACCAGGCATCCTGGCAGAAAGTAGCCTGCCTCTAGACTGCATGTTTTGTGAGGAGACCTTTCTGCATCAGGAAGACTTGGGACCACACCTTCTTTCCCAGCATCCCACAACATTCCACGGACCTGCAGTATTGCGCGTGGAAGCAGAATTCCTAACCCCTGGTGACAGGGCCCGTTCTAAGACCTGCCCTGCTGTGGAAAAAAACGAGGAACTCAGTTGCGCTGTGTGCGGCCAGGCCATCAAAGATGCGACAGAGCTGGAGACGCACATGAGGAAACACAAGGACTCTTTTACATACTGCTGCAGCATCTGTGGGCGTCGTTTCAAAGAGCCGTGGTTCCTTAAGAACCACATGAGAACTCATGGGAAGACTGGGTCTAAAAGCAAAAACCATGAGCTGGAGATCCCAGCCACTGTCAATGATGTCATTCAAGACCAGCCACCATCCCCTGTGGTCACGTCATACAAAATGTGCATGGTATGCGGCTTCTTTTTCCACAACAAGGAAGCTTTGGCTGAGCACAGTAAAGTTCACAATCGAGATGCAGAAGCAGATGAGAACATCTCCACTCATGACCAACCTGCTGAGGAGCTTCCTGTATCCCAACATGCATTTTTGCAGAACCTACAGTTGCATCCTTCCGTTGCCAGAGAAGCAGAACCGAAGCATCCGACTGGACGATGGATATCACAACTCGATCCTTTCAACACCTACCAAGCCTGGCAGTTGGCCACAAGGGGCAAGATTGCGGCAGGTCCAAACTTAGCCAAGGAGCTCAATGCAGACTCTAATTCTGACAATGAAGACTCggggtctgaaaaagaggaactTGGGGCAATCTGGGCTTCCGGAGATAAACCTGCCAGACGAGGCCTAAGAAGTGAACTCAAGCCTTCAGACACTCCTTCTCCATCACCTGAGCAAAAGGGTCTGATTCGTAAAGACAAGCCAACCAATTGCGAAGAGTGTGGGAAGATCTTTAGGACGTACCATCAGTTGGTCCTTCATTCGAGAATTCACAAGAAGGAACGAGGAGGAGCGGAGAGCCCCACCACACCTGTGGATGGAAGGGCACAGAGCGTTGGTTCTTGTAGCAGCTCATCTCTGGACCGAGCAGATGAGTATTCAGAGGATGGCTCTGAAGAGGGAGTGCCAGTTGACGCCTTTAATCCAG ATAAACTTGAGGATGGACAGGGTAAAATGAAGCTCAAAATTCTTGCTCCGAGAAAATGCAATTACTGTGGCAAGACTTTCCGCTCTAATTATTACCTCAATATTCATCTCAGGACACATACTG GTGAAAAGCCTTATAAATGTGAATATTGTGACTATGCTGCAGCACAGAAAACCTCTTTGAGGTATCATCTAGACAGACGTCATAAGGACAAACCGTTCACGGAAATCCCGAACATTCCCGCCACACCGTCTGCTAGAAATATCATCAAGGCCATTGAACCTCCCAAGAATGTAGATAACAAACAAGCCTCAAAACCACCCAAACAATGGCTTGCTCCTAAACCTCTCCCTGCCAGTGTTAAACATGAACTAGGCACGAGCCAGGTTATCAAAAGCACAAGTCCTTCCATTCAAGTTAAGCAAGAGTTTGTAAGTTCTCCTGTCGCAACTCCGTACACCCCTTTGAGCGAGGACAACAAAAAATACCCATTACCAGCAAATCTGAAAATGGAGGAGAAAGAAGCTTCTGAGGCACCACTGAATCTGTCTCTCAAAGTGTCTCTCTCTATATCTGCTACCTCAGTACCCAGAAACCTGTTACTGACCAACACGTGTACCTCTTGCTCCTATGAGACCCTTTATCCCGAGGTTCTCCTGATGCATAAAAAGCTTATCCACAAGCAGAATTTGGACATCAAGAAGAACGGATACAGGGGACCTCAGAAATTGAAACGGTACACTGGTTGCCCACCAGCTCTTGAAGGCAAAGATGTCGCTCCTTTGGCCCACATCAACAGGAGGCATCCACGTCGAACCAAATCCCCTCTACGCCAACCTCCGGAGAAGCTTCAGAAACCTCCTCAGATGTCTAAGGTTTCTCCTGTGAAAGAGCGCTGGAGAGATCAGCACCGGGGCAGAGAACTGGATGCAACCAACTTGCTGCCTAGAAAGCCAGAGCAAGAGTCTAGCAGGAAATTCAACGTGCCGTCGGTAATCGATAGGGAGCTTCCCAAGCAGAAGCCTGTCCTGGATCATGAGATGAATCAGAGGATGGGCAAAAACGGAATGGTGTGGCCCACGGATCCAGCGAGGCTTTGCCTTTCGGATCGTTTTCGAAACTTGACTCAAATGGAGGTCGGGGAACCCTCCAGCAAAAGACAGAAGTCCTTTGAGCCTCTGCATACTGCATCAGGGCGGCTTGGAGAGGATTTCAACAGGCTTGTGCCCTCAGGCAGGAACGCTAAAACCTCGTTGCAGACACATTCACCCTTGGCTTCGATTAAGGTGACCCCTACAGCGTCTTCAAACAGCATGCAGCCTGACTGGAATGTCATGAACATGCTCCGCACCTACACTCCCAACAACCTGGCCTCGCTCTATCATCCCATCGCTCCAAGTTCCAGCCATGGTGTCATGTCCTCACCAGTTTCCG GGAGCAGGTCCTTGATCTTCCCTCAATACTCCACTAGCATGTCTCAGAGGAGAATCCAAAGCAGCCCTCTGAATAATGAACGCTGTGGTGGACCTTCAGATAAGAGCTCTTAG
- the znf217 gene encoding zinc finger protein 217 isoform X2: MPTHPLIPYVESPDGLGHDILSHSSASMPGTGSSMTPHASLVEKPGILAESSLPLDCMFCEETFLHQEDLGPHLLSQHPTTFHGPAVLRVEAEFLTPGDRARSKTCPAVEKNEELSCAVCGQAIKDATELETHMRKHKDSFTYCCSICGRRFKEPWFLKNHMRTHGKTGSKSKNHELEIPATVNDVIQDQPPSPVVTSYKMCMVCGFFFHNKEALAEHSKVHNRDAEADENISTHDQPAEELPVSQHAFLQNLQLHPSVAREAEPKHPTGRWISQLDPFNTYQAWQLATRGKIAAGPNLAKELNADSNSDNEDSGSEKEELGAIWASGDKPARRGLRSELKPSDTPSPSPEQKGLIRKDKPTNCEECGKIFRTYHQLVLHSRIHKKERGGAESPTTPVDGRAQSVGSCSSSSLDRADEYSEDGSEEGVPVDAFNPDKLEDGQGKMKLKILAPRKCNYCGKTFRSNYYLNIHLRTHTGEKPYKCEYCDYAAAQKTSLRYHLDRRHKDKPFTEIPNIPATPSARNIIKAIEPPKNVDNKQASKPPKQWLAPKPLPASVKHELGTSQVIKSTSPSIQVKQEFVSSPVATPYTPLSEDNKKYPLPANLKMEEKEASEAPLNLSLKVSLSISATSVPRNLLLTNTCTSCSYETLYPEVLLMHKKLIHKQNLDIKKNGYRGPQKLKRYTGCPPALEGKDVAPLAHINRRHPRRTKSPLRQPPEKLQKPPQMSKVSPVKERWRDQHRGRELDATNLLPRKPEQESSRKFNVPSVIDRELPKQKPVLDHEMNQRMGKNGMVWPTDPARLCLSDRFRNLTQMEVGEPSSKRQKSFEPLHTASGRLGEDFNRLVPSGRNAKTSLQTHSPLASIKVTPTASSNSMQPDWNVMNMLRTYTPNNLASLYHPIAPSSSHGVMSSPVSASKQAEKMLTTSPSALRRKV, translated from the exons ATGCCTACCCACCCATTGATCCCATATGTGGAAAGTCCTGATGGACTTGGTCATGACATCCTTAGCCACAGCAGTGCAAGCATGCCTGGTACTGGTTCTAGCATGACACCTCATGCCAGCTTGGTGGAAAAACCAGGCATCCTGGCAGAAAGTAGCCTGCCTCTAGACTGCATGTTTTGTGAGGAGACCTTTCTGCATCAGGAAGACTTGGGACCACACCTTCTTTCCCAGCATCCCACAACATTCCACGGACCTGCAGTATTGCGCGTGGAAGCAGAATTCCTAACCCCTGGTGACAGGGCCCGTTCTAAGACCTGCCCTGCTGTGGAAAAAAACGAGGAACTCAGTTGCGCTGTGTGCGGCCAGGCCATCAAAGATGCGACAGAGCTGGAGACGCACATGAGGAAACACAAGGACTCTTTTACATACTGCTGCAGCATCTGTGGGCGTCGTTTCAAAGAGCCGTGGTTCCTTAAGAACCACATGAGAACTCATGGGAAGACTGGGTCTAAAAGCAAAAACCATGAGCTGGAGATCCCAGCCACTGTCAATGATGTCATTCAAGACCAGCCACCATCCCCTGTGGTCACGTCATACAAAATGTGCATGGTATGCGGCTTCTTTTTCCACAACAAGGAAGCTTTGGCTGAGCACAGTAAAGTTCACAATCGAGATGCAGAAGCAGATGAGAACATCTCCACTCATGACCAACCTGCTGAGGAGCTTCCTGTATCCCAACATGCATTTTTGCAGAACCTACAGTTGCATCCTTCCGTTGCCAGAGAAGCAGAACCGAAGCATCCGACTGGACGATGGATATCACAACTCGATCCTTTCAACACCTACCAAGCCTGGCAGTTGGCCACAAGGGGCAAGATTGCGGCAGGTCCAAACTTAGCCAAGGAGCTCAATGCAGACTCTAATTCTGACAATGAAGACTCggggtctgaaaaagaggaactTGGGGCAATCTGGGCTTCCGGAGATAAACCTGCCAGACGAGGCCTAAGAAGTGAACTCAAGCCTTCAGACACTCCTTCTCCATCACCTGAGCAAAAGGGTCTGATTCGTAAAGACAAGCCAACCAATTGCGAAGAGTGTGGGAAGATCTTTAGGACGTACCATCAGTTGGTCCTTCATTCGAGAATTCACAAGAAGGAACGAGGAGGAGCGGAGAGCCCCACCACACCTGTGGATGGAAGGGCACAGAGCGTTGGTTCTTGTAGCAGCTCATCTCTGGACCGAGCAGATGAGTATTCAGAGGATGGCTCTGAAGAGGGAGTGCCAGTTGACGCCTTTAATCCAG ATAAACTTGAGGATGGACAGGGTAAAATGAAGCTCAAAATTCTTGCTCCGAGAAAATGCAATTACTGTGGCAAGACTTTCCGCTCTAATTATTACCTCAATATTCATCTCAGGACACATACTG GTGAAAAGCCTTATAAATGTGAATATTGTGACTATGCTGCAGCACAGAAAACCTCTTTGAGGTATCATCTAGACAGACGTCATAAGGACAAACCGTTCACGGAAATCCCGAACATTCCCGCCACACCGTCTGCTAGAAATATCATCAAGGCCATTGAACCTCCCAAGAATGTAGATAACAAACAAGCCTCAAAACCACCCAAACAATGGCTTGCTCCTAAACCTCTCCCTGCCAGTGTTAAACATGAACTAGGCACGAGCCAGGTTATCAAAAGCACAAGTCCTTCCATTCAAGTTAAGCAAGAGTTTGTAAGTTCTCCTGTCGCAACTCCGTACACCCCTTTGAGCGAGGACAACAAAAAATACCCATTACCAGCAAATCTGAAAATGGAGGAGAAAGAAGCTTCTGAGGCACCACTGAATCTGTCTCTCAAAGTGTCTCTCTCTATATCTGCTACCTCAGTACCCAGAAACCTGTTACTGACCAACACGTGTACCTCTTGCTCCTATGAGACCCTTTATCCCGAGGTTCTCCTGATGCATAAAAAGCTTATCCACAAGCAGAATTTGGACATCAAGAAGAACGGATACAGGGGACCTCAGAAATTGAAACGGTACACTGGTTGCCCACCAGCTCTTGAAGGCAAAGATGTCGCTCCTTTGGCCCACATCAACAGGAGGCATCCACGTCGAACCAAATCCCCTCTACGCCAACCTCCGGAGAAGCTTCAGAAACCTCCTCAGATGTCTAAGGTTTCTCCTGTGAAAGAGCGCTGGAGAGATCAGCACCGGGGCAGAGAACTGGATGCAACCAACTTGCTGCCTAGAAAGCCAGAGCAAGAGTCTAGCAGGAAATTCAACGTGCCGTCGGTAATCGATAGGGAGCTTCCCAAGCAGAAGCCTGTCCTGGATCATGAGATGAATCAGAGGATGGGCAAAAACGGAATGGTGTGGCCCACGGATCCAGCGAGGCTTTGCCTTTCGGATCGTTTTCGAAACTTGACTCAAATGGAGGTCGGGGAACCCTCCAGCAAAAGACAGAAGTCCTTTGAGCCTCTGCATACTGCATCAGGGCGGCTTGGAGAGGATTTCAACAGGCTTGTGCCCTCAGGCAGGAACGCTAAAACCTCGTTGCAGACACATTCACCCTTGGCTTCGATTAAGGTGACCCCTACAGCGTCTTCAAACAGCATGCAGCCTGACTGGAATGTCATGAACATGCTCCGCACCTACACTCCCAACAACCTGGCCTCGCTCTATCATCCCATCGCTCCAAGTTCCAGCCATGGTGTCATGTCCTCACCAGTTTCCG CTTCCAAACAAGCAGAGAAAATGTTGACCACATCGCCATCGGCTTTAAGAAGAAAAGTTTAA